taaccctaaccctaaccctaaccctaaccctaaccctaacaGATCTTGGATGCAATGGATGTTTCTCCAACGCAGGCAGGACGCTCTCGATCCAGTAAGGCTGCGAAGAAGATGGTGGCCGCTGTGGCACCGATCGACGTGGCGAGAAAAAGTACCGGGTGAAGAGGGGTCATTGTGCTCTGGGGTCTTCTGAAAAGGAATGGATGGGGTCGCTGCCTGGCCAAAGGGTATTCAGTGGCATTGTGCAGAGTGGTGGAGGCACACACTACGCAGGGAAGAGGGATGGAAGCAGTAACACGATGGGAAGGTGGAGAGGCGAGGTACGTGGAGGGAGTGGAAGCGGAAGTCTGCATGAGAAACACGGAGTGTGGATAAACCACTGTTTTGGAGGCGTAGGGCAAGGATGCGAACAGACTCTCGTAGTGCAACGAGGCACACCCGCGTCGCTTGTCGGATGCTGCTCGGTCAAGTCGGTGGGCTTGCACACCACTTCCCTAACTCACGTGATTTGTTAGTGAAGAACGGAAAGCGCGAGCGCGTTGCGGCAGAAAGGAAGCCGTTAGGAAGAGACAACTGGAAAGAGAACGGAAACCGATGACGGGACATGCGGAGCATAAACAGAGAGAGCAACTTACTCTTTCTGGGACGCTGCGGTAAGCCGACGTAGAGCGTCACAGCACCTGAGAATGAGATAAAGGAACGAATAGAATGAGGAAAAGAATCGGAAAAGATGCAGAGGTAAACAGAAGCACAGAACAATAGGCGAGGCCTGAAAGGGAGGGTAAACTGAAGCAATCTCTCTCGCTGTTACATCACATGTGTATAATACTGGACGCCAGCAGTGAATTATTCCTgacggcactgctgcgtTCGACGTTGAGGCAGACACAGAACACGCAGTACAGGGAACGGCGGTGCCAACAATAAGGAAGTAAACAGCGGATCTGCTGAGAATACCAGGATGTATGGGGCGGCAGAGGGGAAATATAGAGGGCGCGAGCGTGTCTGAAGCGGGAGGCCAGCTGAGCGCCACAAAAATAGCGAAAATGAAATGCAAACGCGGCGAGAGAAACAGATAatcagacacacacgcaggcataGTCGAGTGGAAGCGCACTGCGTGGTGATCGAGAGAAAGCAACCGAACGTGGCTGGATTCGAGGCTTAGTCATGAGTGAGCTGCCTCATGCTTGGCGCATTAGCGAGAGCAGCTGTGTTTCTCAGGTTCACGCATCCGCTGACGTCGACGATCTGCACGCATGCCGCGCTCGCACAGAGCGGTTGAAGGCTGCTGATACGCGTGTTGCTGAGCCTCACCTCTGTGAGCCGTGTTGCCGATTCGAGAGCCTCGATACTAGTCAGATTGACGCAGCTGTTGGCGTTCACGACTGTCAACGCCGACGCACTGGCCTTCAAAGCATCCAAGCTGTCAATAGATGTGTTTTGGAGACACACCTCTCTCAGTTTCGTGGCCGAGTCGAGAGCCGAGATGTCGCGCAGGTTCAGGCACCCGCTCACGTCCACCTTCTCCAGGGTTCCGGTTACAGGGCGAAGGACATTCAGGGAGTCGAGACGAAGCTTGCGCATCCACACCGTCTTGACACTTGTGGCGGCACCAAGGGGCCCAAAGTCTTTTATCATCATGCAGCCGCTGACATTGATGAATTCGAGAGAGGATGCGACTGGCACCAGCGCATCGATGGAGGTTATCGATGTGTTCGCCAGGTCGACGCGGCGAAGCCTCAAGGCGCCGGATAGGGTAGACACATCCGAGATTTTCGTGCACCGCGTCACCTCAAGTACCGTCAGCGATGCCATGCTAGATTTCAGCGCCTTGATGCTGTTTATCTTTGTACCCCATAGGTACGCCTCTCTCAGCTTGGTTGCGGCGGCCAGAGCTGAGAGATCAGACACTTCCGCGCAGTTGCCCAGTGCAATCACCTCGAGGGATGGGGCACTGCACCGCAGTGGGTCGATGCTGCTTACAGCCGTGTTCGTAAGATACACCTCCCTCAACTTTTTGGcagtagagagaggggaTATATCAGAAATGTGAGTACAGCCAACCAGCTCGACCCACTCGAGGCAACCGGCGCTTGGCCGCAGTGCCTCAATGCTCTGGATTGCCGTGTTATGGAGACGCACCTCCCGCAGCTTCGAGGCGTTCAGCAAAGAAGAAATCTCGGACACCCGGCTGCATCCTCCAATGTCCAGCACCTCCAGAGAGGGTACGCTGAAACGAATACCATGGATGTTGCTGATGTTGGTGCCCCAGAGGTATACAAGCCTCAGCTTTGTTGCcacaagcagcggcgcaaTGTCCGAGATGCGGCCACAGCCACCGATGGCAAGAACCTCGAGATTCGCCGCCGACGGCTGCAGGGCCTCAATATTACTGATGCCAGTGTTTGTGAGGTACACTTCCCGAAGCTGTGTAGCGTGCATGAGCAGTGAGATGTCACCAATGCGGGTGCAGCCGCCGAGGAAAAGGCACTGCAAGGATGGCGCGCTAGCACGAAGGTCGTCAAGGGAGTCAACGGTGGTGCGGGCCAGCCGCACCTCCCGTAGCTTCGTTGCTCCACGGAGAGGTGAAATATCAGATAGCGGGCAGTTGTCCGCGCACACCACTTCAAGAGTACACGCGCTCGCCCGCAGAAATTCGAGACTCTGCACGCCAGTCGACTGCACGTCGACGCGGCGCAAGCGTGAAGCGGTTGCAATAGGTGACAGGTCCCTGAGCGCCGTGCAGTGACCTACAAGAAGAACTTCAAGGGTGTCAGCGCTGGCCTGTAGTGCATCAATGTTGTGCACTTTTGTATGACTCAAGTCGATGTCCCTCAGGCCACTAGCTTGAGAAAGCGCGGCGATGTTTTCAAGGTCATAGCAGTTCTCCAAATGGACCACCGTGAGAATTGGTGCGATCAGCTTCAGAGGGGTGACATCCTTCACCTTTGTGCCTCCGCAGTACAGCTCGCGCAacgatgctgctgcagaaaGACACTGGATGCTTTGTAGCTCAGTGCATCTCTCGACGTCGAGAAGAGTAATCGTGGCCATGCTGGCTTGGAGAGGTGAAAGGTCGACGACACCAGTCCCAGCCAAACGTACCTGCCTTAGCTTCCTCATTGCTGAAAGCGGGTCGATGCTGGTAAGCTGCGTGCACCCCTGGGCGCTGATAACGTGCAGAGTGGCAGCGGAGCCGCTGAATCCGGCAATATTGCTGATGCTTGTGCCTTTCAAGGACACGTGCTGTAGCTTTGTGGCTGAAGACAGCGGCGAGACGTCGAGCACCTTGCTGCAGTCTATCAACGAAAGAGAAGTGGCATTCGCCAGGCGCGTCAAACCAGTCACATCAGCGAGCTCGGCGCACTCGCAAAACACCACCGTTTCAACCTGCGGACAGTCGCCCAAGCCACCGACGCTGCGAATTCCGCACCGATAGACCACCAAAACGCGCAGATCACGAGCATCACTAAGAGGCGGTAGAGACCTGAGCTGACGGCAGCCCTGTAGGTGTAGCACGCGCAGTCTATGAAAGGCACTGATACTTGTCGGGTCCGAGAAAGAGGGTGCAGTGCAAAAaagtatgcgtgtgtgcctcctGCTCTGGAGTGCGTTCAGCTGAAGGTGCGAGTGGCAGTAGAATACATAATCTTCATCGGCATCTTCCTCAGCTTTGGTGGAGCCTACGGTGGCCTCATAGCGCTGAATGCGCTGTAGATCCTCGCAAACGCTGCTCAAATCAACGGTGAAGCGAGTGGGATCAAGATGGCCCGCAATGATGTCACGGACTGTCGCCCGGCTTGTGCTCCCTAGAATAGAGCGTAACCGGTTGAGCGACTCAGCGACGAGAGCGTCGCGCAATTCATTTGCAATGGTGCAGCTGAGGTCACTGTCTGTGGCCCATTCAGCATCTGCGCGGCAAAGCGGGCACCTCGATTCACACATGAAAGAGCAACGGAGGCAGATGTAGTGGTCGCAGTGATTGTTTCGCACTGCAGGAATCATTGGACTcgtgcacacgcagcacGTGTATCGGTCGTCAAGATTGATGCCGCTGCGAGTGACAGGGCTCAAAGATGAGGAAGGGTCCGCCATGGAGAGTAGTGATGGGGAGAAGAGGTGTGAAATGAGAACCGTTAAGCCCAGCGCCACACTACAGTGTGACGCTGCCATGAGTATACCGCGAATGATAGAGAGGAACGCCAGAAAAGGAATGATTGAAAGGAAAAGGGGTGAGAGAGTGAGCTGCAAGAGACAAGGGGACCACAAACTCAacgctgttttttttttcgatgTATAGGCAACTGAACTACTTCAAGGGCAGTATTAGAGGCAATCATCGGCCaaagcacaaaaaaaaaacatcgCATTACAGGGGTTAAAAAAAAGATTAGTATTGTGCGTGTCTGGTTGTGCTTGCAATCGTCCCCGGTCAAGGGGCACTTGGAACTGAGTTCATGGCATTGGCGGCCGTCCCTGGAAGGAAACGAAAGCGCAAGCGAAGGAGGGGCCGTCAGTTCATAATCAAGAGGTGCGGCCTTGTGACTGACGCCAAGCAGCTATGCCGGGACGAGTTGAGGGAAGTGGTTTGTGTAGTGGAGTGGTATACTGTGCGCgggagcgagagggaagCTGTCACATGTTTTCACTGTGCCCGTCAAACGTAGGCGGTTCATTGAATTTGTCACAGTCCTGTGTGCGAGGTCGAGGCAGTGACATCATCGAAGAGATCATCACCTGTAGGGACTCCCAGGTGTCGTCTCTGTGGAACAGTCGCAAGGAACACGGCGTTGTTGGAAAGGAGCAAGGTGAAGCACCTCATATTTTGCCCCCTGGTTTTGCGGCAGCGTTCCCGCGTCTGCACGTacgaggaggggggacgcTCTTGCAGGCGGCAACTATGCGGCGGACGTCCTCACACAAGCACGGGAGCTGCGGTGAAGCATCTGTCGCATCTGAAGGGGGGGGATCAAGGaacggaggagcaggcgcgcTAGTGGTCGCAAATATTTTTTTTCAGCGGTGAGAGCAGACTGTGGAATCTGCGGATACTTTTCAAGAAtccgcaaaaaaaaaacgattTTCTCTCTCTACGGCTCCGCCCAGTGCCTTGAAGCACCAGGGTTTGCAGCTTACTGTGCTTTGTCGCAGGTGCTGGACTTGAGGTTTGCATTGTTGAAAGCAGTACTCCACAATACTTATAATCTGTTCTGCACCAGGATAAACTGCGAAGGTCTGCAACACAAAAGGTCGTGCCACTACTATCCCTGTAGTTCATGCACAGGTGGCTCCTCCGGTTTCGCAGACGAGTGTGTGGAGATGTGGTGCGCAGGCACTGTTGCATATTAAAAGAGCTAAACTCCGGCTTTTAGCATCTGGTGTATCCTTCTGTCCTTTTGTTTCTGGCGACTTTTTGATCCGTTTCAATCGCTTAAGCGCGATAAAAAAAGCACGGCCTGTATACGGAGATGACCACCGGTGCAGCCGACAAGAAGCACTTAGTTCCACTTCTGGAGTTTTTGCGATTTGTATCGGAACGAGGCAGGAGCCAAAGAGCCAGATTTCCGAAGCGGATCAACGGCGTCACCGACCTGAAATGCGAGCCATGCGATTCCGGTATAGAGGCAGACTGGCTTCCAGTGAAGCAGGGATTTAACTGCGAGGTTGcctacagcagcagctatGATAGCTCTCCATCGGCGTCGCGCGAGAACGCTGTTTCTATCTTACGAACTGAAGAGTGGCGAAAGCGGAGCCGCTCTGATGATGAGATATCGGAGGTGATTGTTGGCTCAAGTGCGCCTATCGACTGCGAGCTTGACTCCATGACGACTGGAAAGGGATGCGTCACGTCAAAATACTTTGACTTTTCACTGATTGATCTAGGTGCGGTGCCGATGATCGAACCAGCCGTGGAAGTACTTACGAAAGGTGTCGCAAAGCGAATGCACGGCAAAGGATGCTGCTACGTGCTTCCTGGTACTTCCATGGTTGTGACAGGTGACATTGTGGATGTTAGCCTCGCGTCCGAAACGGTTCTCGTCTCTCCTGACCGTGGATTACGAGTCGGTCTGGAATGGGTGTCGATTCGGCGCGTTTTCCACGTGCCAAAGAACATAGCGGCCGTGCGGGAAGAAGCGGCGTTCCGAATTCAACGTATCATCCAGGCAGAGcggcgaggggagaggacACCAAGGTTTTCACCTGTCCAGCTGGCGGAGATCGCAGAGGATCTGTCATCATCTCTGTCACctgacagcgacgaggacgcgtAGGCGCAAattttctgctgctgcatgttTCTGGTATAGTTTGTACTCTGAGCAGATGTTTTCTAGGAAAGGTAAACCATGACCTTGTTAAGGGAGACCTCATTTTTTGCTTCTGCGTTGCGTTTCTTGCTTTTTAGTGTATGAGCATGCTGTGATGTGTTCTTGCAGGCTCTTTTGCTTGTGTGAGCTCTTGCTCGTATTTCTCCGTTCGGGTATCTTATTCTTTTCTCGGGAAGTCTTCAACTTTTGTTTCTACCGTGGACGGGATGCAGTCTACGTCCTTAGATCTAGCTTTCTTCCTTTTTCGTTAAAGAAAGGGAAAATTATGACCGCTCTCAGAGTTAGCGTCTCGAGATTATGTGAACTTGTTTGTCTGGAAGGCTGAAGTAGCTCTTGCCACTGAGAACGCCAATACCGTTCTTCGATGGGCATTGCACTGTGTGTGATCGCCGTATGTGCTGCAGACAAAGGGCTCGTTGACTGTCGTGCGCGAGGAGACGTTCTCTTTCGCAATCCTGTCGCTATCCACTCTTTTGCCTCTTGGCGACTTCTGGCTCAGTCCATCTTTGAGTTGTGGGTCTACAAGGTTTCAGCACCCCTTTCATGCTGTACTCGTAATTATATCGATTGCATCTCGTATCTTGACAACAAGGAGTACTTTCCTTCGGATTTGCACTTTGCATCAGCTCTCGCTTGCCGCATTTCTTTCGCTGGGGTTCACAAAAAAATTACGACGATGCCGAGCCTCATAGACCCACCCTACCATGCTCTCCTGCTGGAGGGTGTCAACCCAATAGCGAAGGAGCTGCTAGAGTCCAAGGGGTGCATTGTGGAATATATACCCAACGCTCTGCCGCGTGACACTCTGTTGGAGAAGATAAGGGATGTTCATTTTCTCGGCATTCGCAGCAAGACGCAGGTGACTCAGGCGATACTCGACGCAGCTCCGAAGCTTCTTGGGATCGGCTGTTTCTGCATCGGAACAAATCAAGTTGACTTGGACTACGCAACCACGCGAGGCGTGGCGGTGTTTAACTCCCCGTTCGCAAACACCCGCAGCGTTGCAGAGCTTGTGATCGGGGAAATTATCTCGTTGTCGCGGAAGATGACGCAGCGCAGTGAGGAGGTGCATCGTGGTGTGTGGAACAAGACACATGTGGGCTGCTACGAAGTGCGGGGTAAAACTGTCGGTATTGTTGGGTACGGTCACATCGGCTCCCAAGTTGGTGTACTTGCTGAAGCTCTCGGTATGAACGTAGTCTTTTACGATGTGCTCCCGACTCTCGCGATAGGCAACGCCACGAAGTTCACCCATATAAACGATCTGCTCACTTTTTCGGATTTCGTCACGATTCATGTGCCGGAGACGGATGTCACGAAGGGCATGATCGGCGAAGAGCAGATCCGGCTGATGAAGAAGGGCTCCTACCTAATCAACGCTAGTCGAGGAACGGTTGTCGATCTTGAGGCTTTAGCAAAGGCGTTGCGCGAAGGACAcctcgccggtgctgctATCGACGTGTACCCGGAGGAGCCTGGGTCGAACAAGGAGCTGCACAGAACACCACTTCAAGGTATTTCAAATGTGATTTTGACGCCACACGTGGGTGGGTCGACATGCGAGGCTCAGGAGGCCATTGGCGTGGAGGTTGGCACGGCGCTTGCTAAGTTTGTGACCAGCGGCATtaccgccggcgccgtgaaTTTCCCGGAGCTTGTTCGGCCACCGGTGGACAGGTCGAAGTTCCGGCTAACCAACGTTCATGCGAATGTGCCTGGTGCGCTGAACGAAATCAACAAGGTTGCCGTGGATTTGGGCTGCAACATGGGTATGCAGTTTCTGTCAACTAGCAAAGCGATCGGCTA
Above is a genomic segment from Leishmania major strain Friedlin complete genome, chromosome 3 containing:
- a CDS encoding conserved hypothetical protein (previous protein_id=AAP75891.1), with product MTTGAADKKHLVPLLEFLRFVSERGRSQRARFPKRINGVTDLKCEPCDSGIEADWLPVKQGFNCEVAYSSSYDSSPSASRENAVSILRTEEWRKRSRSDDEISEVIVGSSAPIDCELDSMTTGKGCVTSKYFDFSLIDLGAVPMIEPAVEVLTKGVAKRMHGKGCCYVLPGTSMVVTGDIVDVSLASETVLVSPDRGLRVGLEWVSIRRVFHVPKNIAAVREEAAFRIQRIIQAERRGERTPRFSPVQLAEIAEDLSSSLSPDSDEDA
- a CDS encoding hypothetical protein (previous protein_id=AAM68971.1) — encoded protein: MAASHCSVALGLTVLISHLFSPSLLSMADPSSSLSPVTRSGINLDDRYTCCVCTSPMIPAVRNNHCDHYICLRCSFMCESRCPLCRADAEWATDSDLSCTIANELRDALVAESLNRLRSILGSTSRATVRDIIAGHLDPTRFTVDLSSVCEDLQRIQRYEATVGSTKAEEDADEDYVFYCHSHLQLNALQSRRHTRILFCTAPSFSDPTSISAFHRLRVLHLQGCRQLRSLPPLSDARDLRVLVVYRCGIRSVGGLGDCPQVETVVFCECAELADVTGLTRLANATSLSLIDCSKVLDVSPLSSATKLQHVSLKGTSISNIAGFSGSAATLHVISAQGCTQLTSIDPLSAMRKLRQVRLAGTGVVDLSPLQASMATITLLDVERCTELQSIQCLSAAASLRELYCGGTKVKDVTPLKLIAPILTVVHLENCYDLENIAALSQASGLRDIDLSHTKVHNIDALQASADTLEVLLVGHCTALRDLSPIATASRLRRVDVQSTGVQSLEFLRASACTLEVVCADNCPLSDISPLRGATKLREVRLARTTVDSLDDLRASAPSLQCLFLGGCTRIGDISLLMHATQLREVYLTNTGISNIEALQPSAANLEVLAIGGCGRISDIAPLLVATKLRLVYLWGTNISNIHGIRFSVPSLEVLDIGGCSRVSEISSLLNASKLREVRLHNTAIQSIEALRPSAGCLEWVELVGCTHISDISPLSTAKKLREVYLTNTAVSSIDPLRCSAPSLEVIALGNCAEVSDLSALAAATKLREAYLWGTKINSIKALKSSMASLTVLEVTRCTKISDVSTLSGALRLRRVDLANTSITSIDALVPVASSLEFINVSGCMMIKDFGPLGAATSVKTVWMRKLRLDSLNVLRPVTGTLEKVDVSGCLNLRDISALDSATKLREVCLQNTSIDSLDALKASASALTVVNANSCVNLTSIEALESATRLTEVRLSNTRISSLQPLCASAACVQIVDVSGCVNLRNTAALANAPSMRQLTHD
- a CDS encoding D-3-phosphoglycerate dehydrogenase-like protein (previous protein_id=AAM68972.2) — its product is MGIALCVIAVCAADKGLVDCRARGDVLFRNPVAIHSFASWRLLAQSIFELWVYKVSAPLSCCTRNYIDCISYLDNKEYFPSDLHFASALACRISFAGVHKKITTMPSLIDPPYHALLLEGVNPIAKELLESKGCIVEYIPNALPRDTLLEKIRDVHFLGIRSKTQVTQAILDAAPKLLGIGCFCIGTNQVDLDYATTRGVAVFNSPFANTRSVAELVIGEIISLSRKMTQRSEEVHRGVWNKTHVGCYEVRGKTVGIVGYGHIGSQVGVLAEALGMNVVFYDVLPTLAIGNATKFTHINDLLTFSDFVTIHVPETDVTKGMIGEEQIRLMKKGSYLINASRGTVVDLEALAKALREGHLAGAAIDVYPEEPGSNKELHRTPLQGISNVILTPHVGGSTCEAQEAIGVEVGTALAKFVTSGITAGAVNFPELVRPPVDRSKFRLTNVHANVPGALNEINKVAVDLGCNMGMQFLSTSKAIGYLIMDVDKDVAVELRKRISALKYSIRTLIIR